Proteins found in one Luteimonas chenhongjianii genomic segment:
- a CDS encoding amino acid permease, with amino-acid sequence MSTTSNVKQIGPVLATFMVANNMIGSGFFLLPATLARSGAVTVFSWLIGTVLAVALGGAFARLARQYPDLTSPDDYIRPSLGRDMGFLATTAYWLSSWIGNNAIAVAAIGYLVILLPVSDGPGVQLTGQILLIWSMLALNLLGPRTIAHFQSFCVVFGLLPIAAVLIAGWAYFDSSIYFAGWNVSGESDAAVAFGSLATVFWAFIGLETGAMVAGVVRNPKRNVPIATLGGILLAGVVYMVSSVLMMGIVPVEELAESSAPFALVAGQMFGAWAIPVIAAAAALKATGTLGGWLLVTGESGARAAHRGFLPRFFGHLLPNGAAGQGLLAVVISMTIIAFATVSDTVGTQFETIINMAVTLVVVAYAAAGLSLLLGNPERPAGPRDRILGMCALLACGLLIWSTPIDTLMGALIICLLAWAAYRGFPRRGQTAK; translated from the coding sequence ATGTCCACGACCTCCAACGTCAAGCAGATCGGCCCGGTACTGGCGACCTTCATGGTGGCCAACAACATGATCGGCTCGGGGTTCTTCCTGCTGCCGGCAACGCTCGCGCGGTCGGGTGCGGTCACCGTGTTCTCGTGGCTGATCGGGACCGTGCTCGCCGTCGCGCTGGGCGGCGCGTTCGCGCGATTGGCGCGCCAGTATCCCGATCTCACATCGCCCGACGACTACATCCGCCCGAGCCTCGGCCGGGACATGGGCTTCCTCGCCACCACGGCGTACTGGCTCTCCTCGTGGATCGGCAACAACGCGATCGCGGTCGCCGCCATCGGGTATCTGGTGATCCTGCTACCGGTGAGCGACGGTCCCGGTGTACAGCTGACCGGACAGATCCTGCTGATCTGGTCGATGCTCGCGCTGAACCTGCTGGGGCCGCGCACCATCGCGCACTTCCAGTCGTTCTGCGTGGTCTTCGGCCTGCTGCCGATCGCCGCGGTCCTGATCGCCGGCTGGGCCTATTTCGACTCCTCGATCTACTTCGCGGGCTGGAACGTCAGTGGCGAGTCCGACGCCGCGGTCGCGTTCGGTTCCCTGGCCACGGTGTTCTGGGCCTTCATCGGCCTGGAGACCGGCGCGATGGTGGCCGGCGTGGTCCGTAATCCCAAGCGCAACGTGCCGATCGCGACCCTCGGCGGCATCCTGCTTGCGGGCGTCGTCTACATGGTGTCCTCGGTGCTGATGATGGGCATCGTGCCGGTCGAGGAACTCGCCGAGTCGAGCGCGCCGTTCGCCCTGGTCGCCGGACAGATGTTCGGGGCCTGGGCGATCCCGGTGATCGCCGCGGCGGCCGCGCTCAAGGCCACCGGCACGCTGGGCGGCTGGCTGCTGGTGACGGGCGAATCCGGCGCGCGCGCGGCGCATCGCGGCTTCCTGCCGCGGTTTTTCGGACACCTGCTCCCCAACGGCGCCGCCGGTCAGGGCCTGCTGGCCGTGGTGATCTCGATGACGATCATCGCCTTCGCTACCGTATCGGACACGGTCGGGACCCAGTTCGAGACCATCATCAACATGGCGGTCACCCTGGTGGTCGTGGCCTACGCCGCCGCTGGCCTGAGCCTGCTCCTGGGCAATCCCGAGCGTCCGGCGGGGCCGCGCGACCGCATCCTCGGCATGTGTGCGCTGCTCGCCTGTGGCCTGCTGATCTGGTCGACGCCGATCGACACGCTGATGGGCGCGCTGATCATCTGCCTGCTGGCCTGGGCTGCATACCGCGGCTTCCCGCGGCGCGGCCAGACCGCAAAGTGA
- a CDS encoding amino acid permease: MFKNLMITKPIEAQPHVDAGEPVEGSLSGEVGFKRTLTAKHLVMLGLGAVIGAGIFVITGTAAANHAGPAIMLSFVIAGFACAMAGLCYAEFAAMIPASGSAYSYTYATLGEALAWFVGWSLVLEYLFAASTVAVGWSGYTVSFLDSLGVHLPAALTQAPINFCTHEAAQAGACEFGKFVTTGALFNLPAVLIIGAVGILCYVGITQSATANAIIVSIKVLVILLLLAFGFQYINAENWLPFIPENQGGDRFGWEGVLRGASIVFFAYIGFDAVSTAAQEVKNPQRDMPIGILGSLFLCTVIYIAVSAVLTGMVPYTTLGTAKPVATALEAFPSLLWLKTLVEIGAIAGLTTVILVMLMGQPRIFFSMAQDGLLPRFFGAIHARFRTPHKGTVLVALVAAVMAAFLPIQLLGDVVSMGTLVAFATVCLGVMVLRRTQPDLHRPFRVPAVFVVGTLGVAACLGLVATMPLLNWMVLLAWTIIGFTIYFLYGYKHSKLRQQLPQR, encoded by the coding sequence ATGTTCAAGAACCTGATGATCACCAAGCCTATCGAGGCGCAGCCGCATGTCGATGCCGGCGAACCTGTCGAAGGCAGTCTGTCTGGCGAAGTGGGCTTCAAGCGCACCCTGACCGCGAAGCACCTCGTGATGCTCGGACTGGGCGCGGTGATCGGCGCGGGCATCTTCGTCATCACCGGTACCGCCGCCGCCAATCACGCCGGCCCGGCGATCATGCTGAGCTTTGTCATCGCCGGCTTCGCCTGCGCGATGGCGGGCCTGTGCTACGCCGAGTTCGCGGCCATGATTCCCGCCTCGGGCAGCGCCTACAGCTACACCTACGCGACGCTGGGCGAGGCACTTGCCTGGTTCGTCGGCTGGAGCCTGGTACTCGAATATCTGTTCGCGGCGTCGACCGTCGCGGTCGGCTGGTCGGGCTATACGGTCAGCTTCCTCGACAGTCTCGGCGTGCACCTGCCGGCAGCACTGACCCAGGCGCCGATCAACTTCTGTACGCATGAGGCGGCGCAGGCCGGCGCGTGCGAATTCGGCAAGTTCGTCACCACCGGCGCGCTGTTCAACCTGCCGGCGGTGCTGATCATCGGCGCGGTCGGCATCCTCTGCTACGTGGGCATCACCCAGTCGGCGACCGCGAACGCGATCATCGTGTCGATCAAGGTGCTGGTCATCCTGCTGCTGCTGGCCTTCGGCTTCCAGTACATCAACGCCGAGAACTGGCTCCCCTTCATCCCCGAGAACCAGGGCGGCGACCGCTTCGGCTGGGAAGGCGTGCTGCGCGGGGCGTCGATCGTGTTCTTCGCCTACATCGGCTTCGACGCGGTCTCGACGGCGGCGCAGGAGGTCAAGAACCCGCAGCGCGACATGCCGATCGGCATCCTCGGCTCGCTGTTCCTGTGCACGGTGATCTACATCGCGGTATCGGCGGTGCTGACCGGCATGGTGCCCTACACCACGCTCGGCACGGCCAAGCCCGTCGCCACGGCGCTCGAGGCATTTCCGAGCCTGCTGTGGCTCAAGACGCTGGTGGAGATCGGCGCGATCGCCGGCCTGACCACGGTCATCCTGGTGATGCTGATGGGCCAGCCGCGCATCTTCTTCTCGATGGCGCAGGACGGCCTGCTGCCGCGCTTCTTCGGCGCCATCCACGCGCGCTTCCGCACGCCGCACAAGGGCACGGTGCTGGTGGCGCTTGTCGCAGCCGTCATGGCGGCGTTCCTGCCGATCCAGCTGCTGGGCGACGTGGTCTCGATGGGCACCCTGGTCGCGTTCGCCACCGTGTGCCTGGGCGTGATGGTCCTGCGTCGCACCCAGCCCGACCTGCACCGCCCGTTCCGGGTGCCGGCCGTGTTCGTCGTCGGCACCCTCGGCGTGGCCGCATGCCTCGGCCTGGTCGCCACGATGCCGCTGCTGAACTGGATGGTGCTGCTGGCGTGGACCATCATCGGGTTCACCATCTACTTCCTCTACGGTTACAAGCACAGCAAGCTCCGGCAGCAATTGCCGCAGCGCTGA
- a CDS encoding NUDIX hydrolase gives MADPVASLARAFTRFGQAHPAQSQVATEFVAVLGDAQDPFVRTRLAGHFTASALVVSRDGARTLLTHHRKLGLWLQPGGHADGDRDLARVALRETEEETGLRDVAVLPEIFDLDRHWIPVHRDVPGHWHYDVRYVVRAGTDETFAISEESLALAWVPILEVALGNGYDASLQRMAQRWRERAARPS, from the coding sequence ATGGCCGATCCCGTCGCGTCGCTCGCACGCGCCTTCACCCGGTTCGGCCAGGCCCATCCTGCACAGTCGCAGGTCGCCACGGAGTTCGTGGCCGTGCTCGGCGATGCGCAGGATCCCTTCGTCCGCACACGGCTTGCCGGTCATTTCACAGCGTCGGCACTGGTGGTCAGCCGCGATGGCGCACGCACCCTGCTGACCCACCATCGCAAGCTCGGCCTGTGGCTGCAGCCGGGCGGACACGCGGACGGCGACCGCGATCTGGCGCGCGTGGCGCTGCGCGAGACCGAGGAGGAAACCGGACTGCGTGACGTCGCGGTGCTGCCGGAGATCTTCGATCTCGACCGCCACTGGATTCCCGTGCACAGGGACGTCCCCGGGCACTGGCACTACGACGTGCGCTACGTCGTGCGCGCGGGCACGGACGAGACGTTCGCCATCAGCGAGGAGTCGCTGGCACTGGCATGGGTGCCCATCCTCGAGGTGGCACTGGGGAACGGCTATGACGCTTCCCTGCAGCGCATGGCGCAACGCTGGCGCGAAAGGGCCGCGCGCCCGTCATGA
- a CDS encoding VOC family protein translates to MTTAPDSSALQIGGVLETALYVDDMPRAVAFFSNVLGLRTLMQGDRLTAFDAGGQSVLLVFARGASQADTTSERGTVPGHDGCGPLHMALRISADAYDGWKARLAAHGVPMRGEMSWPAGGRSLYFEDPDGHVLEFATPGLWANY, encoded by the coding sequence ATGACCACAGCTCCCGATTCCAGCGCCCTGCAGATCGGCGGCGTACTCGAAACCGCCCTGTACGTGGACGACATGCCACGGGCGGTGGCCTTCTTCTCGAACGTGCTGGGCCTGCGCACGCTGATGCAGGGCGATCGCCTGACCGCCTTCGATGCCGGTGGCCAAAGTGTGCTGCTGGTGTTCGCGCGCGGCGCCTCGCAGGCCGATACCACCAGCGAGCGCGGCACCGTGCCGGGCCACGACGGGTGCGGGCCCCTGCACATGGCCCTGCGCATCAGCGCCGATGCCTATGACGGCTGGAAGGCAAGGCTCGCGGCGCATGGCGTGCCGATGCGCGGCGAGATGTCGTGGCCGGCCGGCGGACGCAGTCTGTACTTCGAGGATCCCGACGGGCACGTGCTCGAGTTCGCCACGCCCGGCCTGTGGGCGAACTACTGA
- the serA gene encoding phosphoglycerate dehydrogenase, with product MQCALPYAYAADSSMKTSFPLQDIRVLLLEGISQSAVDTFRAAGYTQIEMHPKALPDDQLRAKIADAHIVGIRSRTQLSAEVLADARRLMAIGCFCIGTNQVDLEAAERAGIPVFNAPYSNTRSVAELVVAEAVMLLRGIPQKNAQCHRGGWSKSALGSHEARGKTLGIVGYGHIGTQVGVLAESLGMQVLFHDIETKLSLGNARSAASLDDLLARSDVVTLHVPETPATKLMFGEAELAAMRPGAHLINASRGTVVDIDALAAALRSGHIGGAAVDVFPVEPQGNEDAFESPLLGHDNVLLTPHVGGSTLEAQDNIGIEVAAKLVRYSDNGSTLSAVNFPEVTLPEHSGSHRLLHLHRNVPGVLSKINEVFSREAVNIDGQYLRTTANVGYVVIDVSASGDQATHLRSELSKIEGTLRTRVLY from the coding sequence ATGCAGTGCGCACTCCCCTACGCTTACGCTGCGGATTCATCCATGAAGACCTCGTTCCCCCTGCAGGACATTCGCGTCCTGCTGCTCGAAGGCATCAGCCAGAGCGCCGTCGACACCTTCCGGGCGGCCGGTTACACCCAGATCGAAATGCACCCCAAGGCCCTGCCGGACGACCAACTGCGCGCGAAGATCGCCGACGCGCACATCGTCGGCATCCGCTCGCGCACGCAGCTCAGCGCGGAGGTGCTGGCGGATGCACGCAGGCTGATGGCGATCGGCTGCTTCTGCATCGGCACCAACCAGGTCGACCTGGAAGCGGCGGAGCGTGCCGGCATCCCGGTGTTCAACGCGCCCTATTCAAATACCCGCTCCGTGGCCGAGCTGGTGGTCGCCGAGGCGGTCATGCTGCTGCGGGGCATCCCGCAGAAGAACGCCCAGTGCCACCGCGGCGGCTGGAGCAAGTCCGCGCTCGGCAGCCACGAGGCGCGTGGCAAGACGCTGGGCATTGTCGGCTACGGTCATATCGGCACCCAGGTCGGCGTGCTGGCCGAGTCGCTGGGGATGCAGGTGCTGTTCCACGACATCGAAACCAAACTCTCGCTGGGCAATGCGCGCAGCGCGGCCAGCCTCGACGACCTGCTCGCACGCAGCGACGTGGTCACGCTGCACGTGCCGGAAACCCCGGCGACGAAACTGATGTTCGGCGAAGCGGAACTGGCCGCGATGCGCCCGGGTGCGCACCTGATCAACGCCTCACGCGGCACCGTGGTCGACATCGACGCCCTCGCCGCCGCGTTGCGCAGCGGCCACATCGGCGGCGCCGCGGTGGACGTGTTCCCTGTCGAACCGCAGGGCAACGAGGATGCGTTCGAGTCGCCGCTGCTCGGTCACGACAACGTGCTGCTGACCCCGCATGTCGGCGGCAGCACGCTGGAGGCGCAGGACAACATCGGCATCGAAGTCGCGGCCAAGCTCGTGCGCTACAGCGACAACGGCAGCACGCTGTCTGCGGTCAACTTCCCCGAGGTCACCCTTCCCGAGCACAGCGGCAGCCACCGACTGCTGCACCTGCACCGCAACGTGCCCGGCGTGCTGTCGAAGATCAACGAAGTGTTCTCGCGCGAGGCGGTGAACATCGACGGCCAGTACCTGCGCACCACCGCCAACGTCGGCTATGTGGTCATCGACGTTTCCGCCAGCGGCGACCAGGCGACGCACCTGCGCAGCGAGCTGTCGAAGATCGAGGGCACCCTGCGCACGCGCGTCCTGTATTGA
- a CDS encoding FAD-binding oxidoreductase encodes MSDPRISALQAEVPSLRLLTDPADLAHYGVDWTRRWTPAPMAVALPATIEEVQATMRWANAAGVAVVPSGGRTGLSGGAVAANGELVLSLQRMNRVVGFEPADRLLTVEAGIALEAVQEEARSHGLQYPVDFASRGSCSIGGNIATNAGGIRVVRYGNTREWVAGIRLVTATGELLDLNRGLVKNSSGYDLRHLAVASEGTLGIIVEATLRLTDPPPDTRVMLLALPSFEVLMEVFQALRARLPLEAFEFFTDRALHHVVAHGAQAPFDAAYPYYVVAEFACEGEAGEVQVLSAFEYCMEQGWVEDGVISHGDTQAAALWRLREGITESLAPHLPYKNDVSVRVSAMPGFLARTQALLASEYPQFEVVWFGHIGDGNLHINVLKPADMANADFVVECERVTRLLAETLAEYGGSISAEHGIGLVKKAYLGSTRSAAEIAVMRGIRRALDPAGILNPGKLFD; translated from the coding sequence ATGTCCGACCCCCGAATCTCCGCCCTGCAGGCGGAAGTCCCCTCGCTGCGCCTGCTGACCGATCCCGCCGACCTCGCGCATTACGGGGTCGACTGGACCCGACGCTGGACGCCGGCGCCGATGGCGGTCGCACTGCCGGCGACGATCGAAGAAGTGCAGGCGACGATGCGCTGGGCGAATGCCGCAGGCGTCGCCGTCGTGCCCTCGGGCGGGCGCACCGGCCTGTCGGGCGGCGCGGTCGCGGCCAACGGCGAACTGGTCCTGAGCCTGCAGCGCATGAACCGGGTGGTGGGCTTCGAGCCGGCCGATCGCCTGCTCACCGTCGAGGCCGGCATCGCCCTCGAAGCGGTGCAGGAGGAGGCGCGGTCGCACGGCCTGCAGTATCCGGTGGATTTCGCCTCGCGCGGCTCGTGTTCGATCGGCGGCAATATCGCCACCAACGCCGGCGGTATCCGCGTGGTGCGCTACGGCAACACCCGCGAGTGGGTGGCCGGCATCCGGCTGGTCACCGCGACCGGCGAACTGCTCGACCTCAACCGCGGGCTGGTCAAGAACTCCAGCGGCTACGACCTGCGCCATCTCGCGGTGGCGTCGGAAGGCACGCTCGGCATCATCGTCGAGGCGACGCTGAGGCTGACCGACCCGCCGCCGGACACACGGGTGATGCTGCTGGCGCTGCCCTCGTTCGAAGTGCTGATGGAGGTATTCCAGGCCCTGCGTGCGCGGCTGCCGCTCGAGGCCTTCGAATTCTTCACCGACCGCGCGCTGCACCACGTGGTGGCGCACGGCGCGCAGGCGCCGTTCGACGCCGCGTATCCGTACTACGTCGTCGCCGAGTTCGCCTGCGAGGGCGAGGCGGGCGAAGTGCAGGTGTTGTCGGCGTTCGAGTACTGCATGGAGCAGGGCTGGGTCGAGGACGGCGTGATCAGTCACGGCGATACGCAGGCCGCGGCGCTGTGGCGGCTGCGCGAGGGCATCACCGAGAGCCTCGCGCCACACCTGCCGTACAAGAACGACGTATCGGTGCGCGTTTCGGCGATGCCGGGCTTCCTGGCGCGCACCCAGGCCCTGCTTGCGTCGGAGTATCCGCAGTTCGAGGTGGTCTGGTTCGGGCATATCGGCGACGGCAACCTGCACATCAACGTGCTCAAGCCGGCGGACATGGCCAACGCCGACTTCGTCGTCGAATGCGAGCGTGTGACCAGACTGCTGGCGGAAACACTGGCCGAGTACGGCGGCAGCATTTCGGCCGAACACGGCATCGGTCTGGTCAAGAAGGCCTATCTGGGGTCGACCCGCAGCGCGGCGGAGATCGCGGTGATGCGTGGCATCCGGCGTGCGCTCGATCCTGCCGGCATCCTCAACCCGGGCAAACTGTTCGACTGA
- a CDS encoding DUF2388 domain-containing protein: protein MKVRSAFLLLAALSAPAFAGSFAGTSAGATSGGASASSGSTSGNDKVVLQAREDAAGFVASEGRIRGARLEAALRHLRETRPLAREASDLELAQAILAR, encoded by the coding sequence ATGAAGGTCCGTTCCGCATTCCTGCTGCTGGCCGCCCTGTCCGCGCCGGCCTTCGCCGGCAGTTTCGCCGGCACAAGTGCGGGCGCGACCTCGGGCGGCGCCTCGGCCTCGTCGGGCAGCACGTCCGGCAACGACAAGGTGGTGCTGCAGGCGCGAGAAGACGCCGCAGGATTCGTCGCCAGCGAGGGACGCATCCGTGGCGCGCGTCTGGAAGCCGCGCTGCGGCACCTGCGCGAGACCCGGCCGCTCGCGCGTGAGGCGTCCGATCTCGAACTCGCGCAGGCCATCCTCGCCCGCTGA
- a CDS encoding DUF4105 domain-containing protein, producing MLTRAAIVLTAALLAPAASAAGWAVAQQVTGEPLRPAEAIQADLALTAALSRLPPAWRDAPGLDVVVDWRDDLPGAVHGRAFGAHLRMRRSLLADADDAQALQRALLHELAHRYDHSTHGGLSRDPRLLDLAGWPQRPLRLGLRVRDNAMRDRSPDAYERTAPAEFVAVNLEYFLLDAEYACRRPALHAYFAAHFGWAPPQAACAPELAFVEAQPEADAAPLLMLDPAQVHAVDYLLAEGNAQPMSRWGHSMLRLVICAPGRAPGPDCRLDLAHHRVLSFRAFVDDVQISSLRGLTGRYPSRLFVLPLDQVIEEYTRVELRGLQSVPLGLSPGEIATLLTQAASLHWSYDGRYYFIGNNCAVETWKLLQTGVPRLADARLRSVTPTGLLRRLARSGAADLSVLDREDAVRKGFRFPSADAEYQALFDVARAAQPLPVTRYADWLDLAPQARAPWLDGAQLRDGAALLVLEHAARRREMLRLRDVLKRQLLDPRQAAVAAPSLATLRAMLDAGDRLSRPAQLLADGYGLPQPDERSMLQHDVAARAQRLHGLRAQLEDEGRMALTPQAQARIAALERNVEVLGARLRTLHREAGGLELD from the coding sequence ATGCTGACGCGGGCCGCCATCGTCCTGACCGCGGCCCTGCTGGCGCCGGCGGCATCGGCCGCCGGCTGGGCGGTCGCGCAGCAGGTGACAGGTGAGCCGTTGCGTCCTGCGGAAGCCATCCAGGCCGACCTCGCACTGACCGCTGCGTTGTCGCGTCTGCCGCCCGCCTGGCGCGACGCACCGGGTCTCGATGTTGTCGTCGACTGGCGCGACGACCTGCCCGGCGCTGTCCACGGTCGCGCATTCGGTGCGCATCTGCGGATGCGTCGCTCGCTGCTCGCCGATGCGGACGATGCACAGGCACTGCAGCGCGCCCTGCTGCACGAGCTCGCCCATCGCTACGACCACTCGACACATGGCGGCCTGTCGCGCGATCCACGGCTGCTCGATCTCGCCGGCTGGCCGCAGCGGCCTCTGCGCCTGGGTCTGCGCGTGCGCGACAACGCCATGCGCGATCGCAGCCCCGATGCCTACGAGCGCACCGCACCGGCCGAGTTCGTCGCCGTCAACCTGGAGTACTTCCTGCTCGACGCCGAATACGCCTGCCGCCGTCCGGCGCTGCACGCCTACTTCGCCGCGCACTTCGGCTGGGCACCGCCGCAGGCCGCCTGCGCGCCGGAACTGGCCTTCGTCGAGGCCCAGCCCGAGGCGGATGCCGCGCCATTGCTCATGCTCGATCCCGCGCAGGTCCATGCCGTCGACTACCTGCTGGCCGAAGGCAACGCGCAACCGATGAGCCGCTGGGGCCACAGCATGCTGCGGCTGGTGATCTGCGCGCCGGGCCGCGCTCCCGGGCCCGATTGCCGGCTCGATCTTGCCCATCACCGTGTGCTGTCGTTCCGCGCCTTCGTCGACGACGTGCAGATCTCCAGCCTGCGTGGCCTGACCGGGCGCTACCCGTCGCGGCTGTTCGTGCTTCCGCTCGACCAGGTCATCGAGGAGTACACGCGGGTGGAACTGCGCGGCCTGCAATCGGTGCCGCTGGGGTTGTCGCCGGGCGAGATCGCCACGCTGCTGACCCAGGCGGCCTCGCTGCACTGGAGCTACGACGGGCGTTACTACTTCATCGGCAACAACTGCGCGGTGGAAACCTGGAAGCTGCTGCAGACGGGCGTGCCGCGGCTGGCCGATGCACGGCTGCGCAGCGTGACCCCGACCGGGCTGCTGCGCAGACTCGCGCGCAGCGGCGCTGCGGACCTGTCGGTGCTTGACCGCGAAGATGCGGTGCGGAAGGGATTCCGATTTCCGTCCGCCGATGCGGAGTATCAGGCCCTGTTCGATGTCGCCCGCGCCGCGCAACCGCTGCCGGTCACCCGGTATGCCGACTGGCTCGACCTCGCGCCGCAGGCGCGCGCGCCCTGGCTCGATGGCGCGCAGCTGCGCGACGGCGCGGCGCTGCTGGTGCTCGAACATGCTGCGCGGCGCCGGGAGATGTTGCGCCTGCGCGACGTACTCAAGCGCCAGCTGCTCGATCCGCGGCAGGCTGCAGTCGCCGCGCCTTCGCTCGCGACGCTGCGGGCAATGCTCGACGCCGGCGATCGTCTCAGCCGGCCCGCGCAACTACTGGCGGACGGCTACGGGCTGCCGCAGCCCGATGAACGCTCGATGCTCCAGCACGACGTGGCCGCGCGCGCGCAGCGCCTGCACGGGCTGCGCGCGCAACTGGAGGACGAGGGGCGGATGGCGTTGACGCCGCAGGCGCAGGCGCGGATCGCGGCGCTCGAGCGGAACGTCGAGGTGCTGGGTGCGCGGTTGCGGACGCTGCATCGCGAGGCGGGTGGGCTGGAACTGGATTGA
- the yeiP gene encoding elongation factor P-like protein YeiP has product MKAYDVKKGNVVEHNGGVYQVRDIERSSPQGRGGNVRFRFTMYSVPGGTKTDASFDGDDELREVDLARRQASFSYKDGDAFVFMDDEDFTQYTLDANVVGDGAGYITEGLTGLFVQVIDDAPVGLQLPQSVVLEVVDTPPELKGGTATKRPKPAMLNTGIEIQVPEYITNGERVWVNTITGEFGGRAD; this is encoded by the coding sequence ATGAAAGCCTACGACGTCAAGAAAGGAAACGTGGTCGAACACAATGGTGGCGTGTACCAGGTGCGCGACATCGAGCGCAGCTCGCCGCAGGGCCGCGGCGGCAACGTGCGCTTCCGCTTCACCATGTACAGCGTGCCCGGCGGCACCAAGACCGACGCCAGCTTCGACGGCGACGACGAGCTGCGCGAGGTCGACCTCGCCCGGCGCCAGGCGAGCTTTTCGTACAAGGACGGCGACGCGTTCGTGTTCATGGACGACGAGGATTTCACCCAGTACACGCTGGATGCCAATGTCGTCGGCGACGGCGCCGGCTACATCACCGAGGGACTGACCGGCCTGTTCGTGCAGGTCATCGACGATGCCCCGGTCGGCCTGCAGCTGCCGCAAAGCGTGGTGCTCGAAGTCGTCGACACCCCGCCCGAACTCAAGGGCGGCACCGCGACCAAGCGCCCGAAGCCGGCGATGCTCAACACCGGCATCGAGATCCAGGTGCCGGAATACATCACCAACGGCGAGCGCGTGTGGGTCAACACCATCACCGGAGAATTCGGCGGCCGCGCGGACTGA
- a CDS encoding aspartyl protease family protein, whose protein sequence is MPTRTLHRIVLAAALACLALAAHAQPAGLDATLRAGGYVAVPMTRHGDAHLAIELHVNGVRGRFIVDTGAGRTVIDRAAQSRFADGRDVVAGGVATGAGGSGLAIAALPGSRLRIGAYRDDAFTAHFLALDHVNAAFSQRGEAAVDGVVGADVLVRGAAVIDYPNLRLYLRNPDAGRGAGSPSPTSSPSSSGQR, encoded by the coding sequence GTGCCGACACGGACCCTGCATCGCATTGTGCTGGCCGCGGCGTTGGCTTGCCTGGCGCTGGCTGCGCACGCCCAGCCTGCCGGACTCGACGCCACGCTCCGCGCCGGCGGCTATGTGGCGGTGCCGATGACCCGACATGGCGATGCGCACCTCGCCATCGAGCTGCACGTCAACGGTGTGCGCGGCCGCTTCATCGTCGACACCGGCGCGGGTCGCACCGTCATCGACCGTGCCGCGCAGTCGCGCTTCGCCGACGGACGCGATGTCGTGGCGGGCGGCGTCGCCACGGGCGCCGGCGGCAGCGGGCTCGCGATCGCTGCCCTGCCCGGCAGCCGACTGCGGATCGGTGCCTATCGCGACGACGCGTTCACCGCCCACTTCCTCGCGCTCGACCACGTCAATGCGGCGTTCTCGCAGCGTGGAGAGGCCGCCGTCGACGGCGTGGTCGGCGCGGACGTGCTGGTACGCGGCGCGGCGGTGATCGACTACCCGAACCTGCGGCTCTACCTGCGCAATCCCGATGCCGGCCGCGGCGCCGGGTCGCCTTCCCCAACCAGTTCTCCATCCAGCAGCGGACAACGATGA
- a CDS encoding SDR family oxidoreductase — protein sequence MTPDSVRAIVTGGVSGLGLAVAHHLVAGGGKVVLFDVNDDKGADAVAALGQANARYLRTDVTDEAGVVANVDAARAFLGGLNVAINCAGILGAGRVLGREAPMPLSTFSTTVMVNLVGSFNVAKAAAAVMQRNEPGEDGERGVIVNTASVAAYEGQIGQAAYSASKGGVVAMTLPMARELSRFGIRVNTIAPGIFWTPMVDGMPDEVQQSLSASIPFPSRLGRPEEFADLVAYIVGNRYLNGETIRLDGAVRLAPR from the coding sequence ATGACACCCGATTCCGTCCGCGCCATCGTGACCGGCGGTGTGTCCGGCCTTGGCCTCGCCGTGGCCCATCACCTGGTGGCGGGCGGCGGCAAGGTCGTGCTGTTCGACGTCAACGACGACAAGGGCGCCGACGCCGTCGCCGCGCTCGGCCAAGCCAATGCCCGTTACCTGCGCACCGATGTCACCGACGAGGCCGGCGTGGTCGCCAACGTCGATGCGGCGCGCGCGTTCCTCGGCGGACTCAATGTCGCGATCAACTGCGCCGGCATCCTCGGCGCCGGCCGCGTGCTCGGTCGCGAGGCGCCGATGCCGCTGTCGACGTTCAGCACCACGGTCATGGTCAATCTGGTCGGCAGCTTCAACGTCGCCAAGGCCGCAGCGGCGGTCATGCAGCGCAACGAGCCGGGCGAGGACGGCGAACGCGGCGTGATCGTCAATACCGCCTCGGTCGCCGCCTACGAGGGCCAGATCGGCCAGGCCGCGTATTCGGCCTCCAAGGGCGGCGTGGTCGCGATGACCCTGCCGATGGCCCGCGAGCTCTCGCGCTTCGGCATCCGCGTCAATACCATCGCGCCGGGCATCTTCTGGACGCCGATGGTCGACGGCATGCCCGACGAGGTGCAGCAGTCGCTGTCGGCCTCGATCCCCTTCCCGTCGCGCCTGGGGCGTCCGGAGGAATTCGCCGACCTGGTCGCCTACATCGTGGGCAACCGCTATCTCAACGGCGAGACCATCCGCCTCGACGGCGCGGTGCGCCTCGCCCCCAGGTAA